In Rhodococcus oxybenzonivorans, the following proteins share a genomic window:
- a CDS encoding telomere-binding protein — protein sequence MTAITAGAIENGRMSSFDRVRAAAERNGGVTERGSTQLMARCPIHGDRHASMSVTWVDGHRGGMVLLHCHGCEAPVSEIADGLGLSMTDLFDEPLFGRDALTRVGRSPHQRGAGRRRPKGGRLPARIAFPDVTPDAQHRWDRVKVYPYVSADGALVQEVIREECTSCEAGRHKQFRQVFVDAAGTRRKRKPEGFEPVLYRLPELLSAISSHSPVWLLEGEKDVETAESLGLVATTNAQGGLNFPLSCADLFEGAEVRVVLDRDSVGWKRGIELASLLGGSGAQVQLLLSAPAAPKSDFTDHVDGGQWLTDSTWGGLIPVRPGEVAAHGFAADVIEKQALIELALAEATARADRADGRDGDEEFRRAQRWALESERRFEDLTELLDKVRQQAAAEGTDWAGEAVENAMTAWRAARVAARAAHDVARVPIPPILQDPELEPVPGAVQDSLSPVDSQSVRSGSESLVTPLNTIRGRNVIAPVYRIIDGNLVEIVTTKSGDQQAKLVLDLDARIVEMEYLEIAEAGIDVDEPELMGRAAMAGQSEVNPAAPQELTAVVIGYTHPESREFLRIRIPAKEYRDCGWVDTLPGPPAYDSRPSGVAKLRDALKGAGGREIQRVVRYRSTGWRRDDQGKWFFVHAGGAIDENGGRVAPVLLTGPLKMYDLPAPTPDPIRIREAFLLHSGSMLERTPTRVSAALLGQVFRSALGPNPWVLTLVGSPNSYKTSLASLAMHHWGEKWDRRRPATSMSGNGDTLNALRIKLNAAKDALYWADDVAPTRDFGTAQKALEEFARMVHNGEQRSRSTRDGLGVLDGTPPRASALVTSEIMPRPGSAAQRMLVVPLQAREIELNVLKELDTAHSRHGRALLMATYLQWLCPRLDSVRAEAFAEGERYSERLRTSGESVRQADALGSLWAGWHAMSRFLVDVGALTENEVAQVGDLVTMGLSDAAAAATDPDLPMRTGARVRELLVHALRNGHAYVEDVDTGQAPADWSMAACLGWRRSVVGETSDGTPRWRAEGRGVRLGYVVANPRPCDGQPQVLLDPMALEQVLKATGQTMTDTLQIDRGTALRALYDEGVLIAEERKGRMPRYTVQRMVKCENRRQRMVALRLHKLLGSDDPEDQVTSDAGSSDPTPGGDSSDSSTPDIPGGPALFDGWLADLNSPGPGVASGDSSNEVMSLTSSHSEQEPEMAIETDAEGHSADGVQISPVSTCALCGGEDAGWQIDGLVMHLPCWWQSTAATRSAAAATGDTVGQASPMVVDELESAPVETTSPDTAAATPTTTTPAPNPAAGEAPTTFTAPAAVLDVDGAWLPDGTRHDLAAPITHVGDVAELVATLNLGTWTSDKWSVPGQIWITDAMAQHVGIDTSSLGKRNRNDRIKELTAQSPFVTEALSEGWQLGGKEGDRLGTWTRVWKGETRGVWVALVSGMSQDPKEMPILGDSPAPATLARRLSLLAGALRFPWAVSPASTGIDLMIAARPKEWKRVFASSDAEFAKKFQIFEADIDWSRTLSDEEAKCRYVHAFDRGGSYAAGIAGLELPIGEPVHHSNGLPFDRKLPGYWLVEIPECADWRLPNPLNPMGLSISEPKWVTTPTLERASSLGYEPEILEAYVWPDHGRVLVPWYERIRDARTALDVKDDLDAQLAREQNKVIYTHTIGILNSDLHLAGRPGYSPERHHHIVAKSRANIMYRIAQIGEDTGQWPVAVTKDTVLYVSDESDPQLAWPGGPKQFGRGFGQYKPEGSALLAEHQQYLDGKGYRGKSDLIAPAEWMSADISEGSDS from the coding sequence GTGACTGCTATCACTGCTGGAGCTATTGAGAACGGCCGGATGTCGTCATTCGACCGGGTTCGTGCTGCTGCCGAACGCAATGGCGGGGTGACCGAACGCGGCTCTACCCAACTGATGGCACGGTGCCCGATACATGGCGACCGTCACGCGTCAATGTCAGTGACCTGGGTCGATGGGCATCGGGGAGGAATGGTGCTGCTTCACTGCCACGGCTGTGAAGCTCCCGTCTCGGAGATCGCCGACGGCCTGGGGTTGTCGATGACCGATCTCTTCGACGAACCGCTGTTTGGTCGCGACGCGCTCACACGCGTAGGCCGATCTCCGCACCAACGTGGTGCTGGGCGGCGTAGGCCGAAGGGAGGACGACTGCCCGCCCGAATCGCGTTTCCAGACGTAACACCGGACGCGCAACACCGGTGGGATCGGGTCAAGGTCTACCCGTACGTATCAGCCGACGGTGCCTTGGTGCAGGAAGTGATCCGAGAGGAATGCACGAGCTGTGAAGCTGGCCGGCACAAGCAGTTCCGACAGGTTTTCGTGGATGCCGCAGGGACCCGGCGCAAGCGTAAGCCGGAGGGTTTTGAACCGGTCTTGTATCGACTACCGGAACTGCTGTCGGCAATCTCGAGCCATTCGCCTGTGTGGTTACTCGAGGGGGAGAAGGATGTCGAGACAGCCGAGTCGCTTGGACTGGTTGCCACGACCAATGCTCAAGGCGGACTGAACTTCCCTCTCTCGTGTGCTGACCTTTTCGAAGGCGCTGAGGTTCGCGTAGTGCTTGATCGCGACTCCGTCGGATGGAAGCGGGGTATCGAACTCGCATCTCTATTGGGTGGCAGTGGTGCCCAGGTCCAGCTCTTGCTGTCCGCACCGGCGGCACCTAAATCTGATTTCACTGACCACGTCGATGGCGGCCAATGGTTGACCGACTCGACGTGGGGTGGTCTCATCCCTGTTCGGCCTGGGGAGGTCGCTGCCCACGGCTTTGCTGCCGACGTAATCGAGAAGCAAGCACTAATCGAACTTGCGCTGGCAGAGGCGACCGCCAGAGCTGATCGTGCAGATGGGCGGGACGGAGACGAAGAGTTCCGACGCGCACAACGTTGGGCGCTCGAATCGGAGCGACGTTTCGAAGATCTGACTGAACTTCTGGACAAAGTTCGACAGCAGGCCGCGGCTGAAGGCACCGATTGGGCGGGAGAAGCGGTCGAGAATGCCATGACCGCATGGCGTGCTGCGCGTGTTGCAGCGCGAGCGGCACACGATGTCGCGCGAGTTCCCATTCCGCCGATTCTGCAAGATCCCGAGCTTGAGCCCGTACCGGGTGCGGTTCAGGACTCGCTCAGCCCAGTTGATTCACAGTCGGTCCGGTCTGGCTCGGAAAGCCTCGTTACGCCGCTGAACACGATCCGGGGGCGCAATGTTATCGCTCCGGTGTATCGGATCATTGACGGGAACTTGGTCGAAATCGTCACGACCAAGAGCGGTGATCAACAGGCGAAACTCGTACTGGACCTCGATGCCCGGATCGTTGAGATGGAATATCTCGAAATTGCCGAAGCGGGTATTGACGTCGACGAGCCGGAGTTGATGGGCCGAGCGGCGATGGCCGGTCAGAGTGAAGTCAACCCCGCCGCACCTCAAGAACTCACCGCAGTGGTTATCGGCTACACCCATCCGGAGAGCCGAGAGTTTCTGCGGATTCGGATCCCGGCGAAGGAGTACCGGGATTGCGGCTGGGTCGATACCTTGCCAGGTCCGCCTGCCTACGACTCTCGCCCCAGCGGAGTGGCGAAGCTGCGAGATGCACTCAAGGGCGCAGGTGGGCGCGAAATCCAACGGGTGGTGCGTTACCGCTCCACCGGGTGGCGCCGCGATGATCAGGGAAAGTGGTTCTTCGTTCATGCTGGGGGAGCCATCGACGAGAACGGCGGACGGGTAGCCCCCGTTCTGCTGACCGGCCCCCTGAAGATGTATGACCTTCCCGCACCGACGCCCGACCCAATAAGGATCCGAGAAGCATTCCTTCTTCATTCCGGCTCGATGCTCGAACGCACCCCGACGCGGGTTTCGGCCGCTCTACTTGGGCAGGTATTCAGGTCCGCATTGGGTCCGAACCCGTGGGTTCTTACGTTGGTCGGATCGCCTAACAGCTACAAGACATCACTCGCGTCATTGGCGATGCACCACTGGGGAGAGAAATGGGATCGCCGGCGACCGGCGACATCGATGTCGGGCAACGGCGACACATTGAATGCATTGCGTATCAAGCTTAACGCCGCAAAAGATGCTCTGTACTGGGCGGACGATGTCGCACCAACCCGAGACTTCGGGACTGCGCAGAAGGCGCTCGAAGAGTTCGCTCGCATGGTGCACAACGGTGAGCAACGCTCGAGAAGCACACGTGATGGTCTCGGTGTTCTGGACGGAACCCCACCCCGCGCGTCTGCTTTGGTCACCTCCGAGATCATGCCGCGGCCAGGATCTGCAGCTCAGCGGATGCTCGTGGTGCCGTTGCAGGCGCGGGAAATCGAACTGAACGTTTTGAAGGAACTCGATACTGCGCATTCCCGTCATGGCCGTGCCTTGTTGATGGCCACGTACCTGCAGTGGTTATGTCCTCGGTTGGACAGTGTCCGCGCTGAGGCGTTTGCCGAAGGTGAGCGGTATAGCGAGCGTTTGCGCACGAGTGGCGAGAGTGTTCGTCAGGCAGACGCTTTGGGGTCTCTGTGGGCGGGCTGGCATGCGATGTCACGTTTCCTTGTTGATGTCGGGGCGTTAACAGAGAACGAAGTCGCGCAGGTCGGGGACCTGGTCACGATGGGCTTGTCTGATGCCGCTGCTGCGGCGACTGACCCAGATCTGCCCATGCGGACCGGTGCGCGAGTACGGGAGTTGTTGGTACACGCACTGAGAAATGGTCACGCCTACGTGGAAGACGTCGACACCGGGCAAGCTCCAGCGGATTGGTCGATGGCTGCATGTCTTGGATGGCGGCGCAGTGTGGTGGGTGAAACATCCGACGGCACCCCTCGATGGCGTGCGGAAGGTCGAGGCGTTCGGTTGGGATATGTCGTCGCCAACCCGCGGCCGTGCGATGGTCAACCACAAGTCTTGTTGGACCCGATGGCCCTCGAACAGGTGTTGAAGGCCACTGGTCAGACGATGACCGATACCTTGCAGATCGATCGTGGTACCGCCTTGAGGGCTCTCTATGACGAGGGCGTGCTGATCGCGGAGGAACGAAAAGGCCGGATGCCGCGGTACACGGTGCAACGGATGGTCAAGTGCGAAAACCGCAGGCAGCGCATGGTTGCACTGCGGCTACACAAGTTACTCGGTAGCGATGATCCGGAAGACCAAGTAACCAGCGATGCAGGATCAAGTGACCCGACACCCGGCGGCGATTCCAGCGACTCTTCCACGCCTGATATACCCGGTGGTCCGGCTCTGTTCGACGGTTGGCTCGCCGATCTGAACAGTCCAGGGCCCGGCGTAGCTTCGGGTGATTCGTCCAACGAAGTCATGAGCCTGACCAGCTCTCATTCCGAACAGGAGCCTGAGATGGCTATCGAGACCGATGCCGAGGGGCATTCCGCTGATGGAGTGCAGATTTCACCGGTTTCCACCTGCGCCCTGTGCGGCGGCGAGGACGCCGGATGGCAGATCGACGGCTTGGTGATGCACCTTCCCTGCTGGTGGCAGAGCACCGCCGCCACCCGATCTGCAGCTGCAGCAACCGGCGACACAGTCGGACAGGCTTCGCCAATGGTTGTGGACGAGCTGGAGTCGGCTCCCGTCGAAACGACGTCTCCTGACACTGCTGCAGCAACGCCGACCACGACGACCCCGGCGCCGAATCCTGCAGCAGGAGAAGCACCGACCACCTTCACCGCACCCGCGGCAGTACTCGACGTCGATGGCGCATGGCTACCCGATGGCACCCGTCACGACCTTGCCGCGCCGATCACCCATGTCGGCGATGTCGCGGAGCTCGTAGCGACGTTGAACCTCGGCACGTGGACGTCAGACAAATGGTCGGTGCCTGGGCAGATCTGGATCACCGACGCGATGGCGCAGCACGTGGGAATCGACACCAGCAGTTTGGGCAAGCGCAATCGAAACGACCGGATCAAGGAACTGACCGCACAATCTCCGTTCGTCACAGAGGCTCTCTCCGAGGGCTGGCAGCTCGGCGGCAAGGAGGGGGACCGGCTCGGCACTTGGACCCGCGTGTGGAAGGGCGAGACGCGTGGTGTCTGGGTGGCACTAGTCTCCGGCATGAGCCAAGACCCCAAGGAGATGCCCATTCTTGGCGACTCGCCGGCACCCGCCACTCTGGCGCGGCGCCTGTCACTGCTTGCAGGTGCTCTGCGGTTCCCCTGGGCTGTGAGCCCGGCATCGACGGGCATCGACCTGATGATCGCCGCCCGGCCGAAGGAGTGGAAGCGCGTATTCGCATCGTCGGACGCGGAGTTCGCGAAGAAGTTCCAGATCTTCGAAGCGGATATCGACTGGTCACGGACCTTGTCTGACGAGGAAGCGAAGTGCCGTTACGTCCATGCCTTCGACCGTGGCGGTTCGTACGCGGCAGGAATCGCCGGTCTCGAACTTCCGATCGGCGAACCTGTGCATCATTCGAACGGACTGCCGTTCGATCGCAAGCTCCCCGGGTACTGGCTCGTGGAGATTCCCGAGTGCGCGGACTGGCGGCTTCCGAATCCTCTCAACCCGATGGGTTTGTCGATTTCTGAGCCGAAGTGGGTGACTACACCCACCCTCGAACGTGCCAGCAGTCTCGGGTACGAACCAGAGATTCTGGAGGCCTACGTGTGGCCTGATCACGGACGGGTCCTCGTCCCGTGGTACGAACGGATCCGGGATGCGCGCACCGCTTTGGATGTCAAGGACGATCTCGACGCGCAGTTGGCTCGCGAACAGAACAAAGTCATCTATACGCACACGATCGGCATTCTCAATTCCGATTTGCACTTGGCAGGACGGCCAGGATATTCACCGGAGCGTCACCACCACATCGTCGCCAAGTCGCGGGCCAACATCATGTACC